In the Candidatus Cloacimonas acidaminovorans str. Evry genome, one interval contains:
- the kamC gene encoding lysine 5,6-aminomutase reactivase ATPase KamC — MQKNVKEALLLDKLFALLETNGEVMESVKHQKLNKKHYSFEELKTQNRNTENLLKAIKESRALEARLESIFSELSLLPIKHLKTTERLELNELFEIKSFLFSYLHLQEILQEHKLNHQHPLPDMQKMFSLLDPEGNKLPTFRIYPSYSSVLKKLTQKQFAIAKRLKEARKRDLEKAKQELGMPTLKEEFTLSRNRKEQLEAILASKYFIVVSEGLANYNFRLADSKEAADLKAELHQLSIELTEEENKILCSLTTQIQNAFSNFELAYNSAGEYAWDFCLGKFALHYNCCLPTITPSFEGIYLNEAVNLPLKLFLETLQRQYQPLNIAMSKKDNLITGPNMGGKSTALITIGQMCILASLGIPLPAKKAKLPLYDEVYYNHDAGENSETLSSFAREVVSLSNMLLRKGNKLVLLDEFAKGTNPEEGEAICVATLKYLINSNNTIISATHFSAPAELAGLAHFTIKGIDEQGFKRLEKMQDSNLETRLALLSEAMDYSLLPVSAKTEPPKCAIRIAGILGLPAEILQQLPKEKNAQS; from the coding sequence ATGCAAAAAAATGTGAAAGAAGCGCTGTTATTAGATAAACTTTTTGCCTTGCTGGAAACCAATGGCGAAGTTATGGAAAGCGTAAAACACCAAAAACTGAATAAAAAGCACTACAGCTTTGAGGAATTGAAAACTCAAAACCGGAATACAGAAAATTTACTAAAGGCAATCAAAGAAAGTAGAGCATTGGAAGCAAGGTTAGAAAGTATTTTCAGTGAACTTTCCCTTTTGCCCATAAAGCATTTAAAGACCACCGAGCGTTTGGAACTAAATGAACTTTTTGAGATAAAATCATTCCTTTTCAGTTACTTGCATTTGCAGGAAATATTACAGGAACATAAACTTAATCACCAACATCCGTTACCGGATATGCAAAAAATGTTTTCCCTGCTTGATCCCGAAGGCAATAAACTTCCTACCTTTCGGATTTATCCTTCCTATTCTTCTGTCTTAAAAAAGCTTACCCAAAAGCAGTTTGCTATAGCCAAGCGCTTGAAAGAAGCTCGGAAACGGGATTTGGAAAAGGCAAAACAGGAATTGGGTATGCCTACTTTGAAAGAGGAATTTACTCTTTCCCGCAATCGTAAAGAACAACTGGAGGCAATTTTAGCATCCAAATATTTTATTGTGGTCTCGGAAGGGCTGGCAAATTATAATTTCCGCCTGGCTGATTCTAAAGAAGCTGCTGATTTGAAAGCCGAACTGCATCAACTCTCAATTGAGCTGACGGAAGAGGAAAATAAGATTTTATGCTCTCTTACAACTCAAATACAAAATGCCTTTAGTAATTTTGAGCTTGCCTATAACAGTGCCGGAGAATATGCATGGGATTTTTGCCTAGGTAAATTTGCTTTGCATTATAACTGTTGCCTGCCAACTATAACTCCTTCTTTTGAAGGTATTTATCTTAACGAAGCAGTTAATTTGCCTCTGAAACTTTTTCTGGAAACACTACAACGTCAATACCAACCCCTAAATATTGCAATGAGCAAAAAGGATAATCTGATAACAGGTCCTAATATGGGTGGCAAAAGCACTGCTTTAATAACTATTGGTCAAATGTGCATTTTGGCTTCACTGGGAATACCTTTACCGGCTAAAAAAGCTAAATTACCTCTATATGATGAGGTTTATTACAATCACGATGCGGGAGAAAACAGTGAGACCTTAAGTTCTTTTGCCCGGGAAGTTGTCTCTTTATCTAATATGTTACTGCGTAAGGGAAATAAACTTGTTTTACTGGATGAATTTGCTAAAGGAACCAATCCCGAAGAAGGTGAGGCAATTTGTGTGGCAACGCTTAAGTATTTGATAAATAGTAATAATACTATCATTTCTGCTACTCATTTCAGTGCTCCGGCAGAACTTGCAGGTTTGGCTCATTTTACTATCAAAGGAATTGATGAACAAGGTTTTAAGCGTTTGGAAAAAATGCAGGACAGCAATTTGGAAACACGCTTGGCACTTCTTTCGGAAGCAATGGATTATTCTCTTTTACCTGTTTCTGCAAAGACAGAACCTCCTAAATGTGCAATTCGTATTGCCGGAATTTTAGGTTTACCAGCTGAAATTTTACAACAACTGCCCAAGGAGAAAAATGCCCAAAGTTAG
- a CDS encoding threonine/serine exporter family protein produces MPKVSSQQVLELALEVGRIILQSGGTTNRVELMMKKVCNCFGYPETESYVTPTGIFISIKDENGNIFTSIKRIENRRIDLGKITRISTMVNCMEVKPLSEQELQEQLVNFTNELRKIDNENPWSPWIRDICGGATSGFFCLLFGGSWAEFAVAFFIGAVVTFGLKYLEKLAFNNFLLNAIAAALIVMLAKTLDIFIPYIRLDNIIIGGIMLLVPGLSITNAIRDTMSGDLVAGTARAVEALFITVGIVAGSASMLKIWSMWGY; encoded by the coding sequence ATGCCCAAAGTTAGTTCTCAACAAGTGCTTGAATTAGCTTTAGAAGTCGGACGCATAATTTTACAAAGCGGAGGAACTACAAACCGCGTGGAATTGATGATGAAAAAGGTCTGCAATTGTTTTGGCTATCCTGAAACAGAGTCGTATGTAACTCCTACCGGCATTTTTATCAGCATCAAAGATGAAAACGGCAATATTTTTACCAGTATTAAAAGAATAGAAAATCGGCGTATAGACCTGGGGAAAATAACTCGCATCAGCACAATGGTGAATTGTATGGAAGTTAAACCACTTTCCGAACAGGAATTGCAGGAACAACTGGTTAATTTTACAAACGAACTGAGAAAAATAGATAATGAAAACCCTTGGAGCCCCTGGATAAGAGACATCTGTGGAGGTGCCACAAGTGGATTTTTCTGCTTGCTTTTTGGAGGTTCCTGGGCTGAATTTGCTGTTGCCTTTTTCATTGGTGCAGTTGTTACTTTTGGCTTAAAATATCTGGAGAAATTGGCTTTTAATAACTTTCTGCTGAATGCCATAGCAGCAGCGTTGATTGTTATGTTGGCAAAAACATTGGATATCTTCATACCCTATATTCGTTTAGATAATATAATCATTGGTGGAATAATGTTACTTGTTCCAGGGCTATCTATTACAAATGCCATTCGTGATACAATGAGTGGAGACCTTGTTGCTGGAACTGCCAGAGCTGTAGAAGCACTATTTATTACAGTAGGAATCGTAGCGGGAAGTGCTTCAATGCTTAAAATTTGGTCAATGTGGGGTTATTGA
- a CDS encoding threonine/serine exporter family protein, which yields MRPFDTLTLMQFIWAFLAILGFSIRSNLKGIRILFTALSGGLCWAFYLIILYYSKSMLFSVFVAIILVCIYSEIVAPRLKTPVSVFVTCAIIPLVPGRGLFNSMQLYIAGDNLHASKAILQTLLIAGTISIAIAIVSSVTNLINKLMNRF from the coding sequence ATGCGTCCGTTTGATACTTTAACTTTAATGCAATTTATTTGGGCTTTTTTAGCTATTTTAGGTTTTTCCATTCGTTCCAACTTAAAAGGGATACGAATTCTTTTTACTGCTTTAAGTGGAGGACTGTGTTGGGCTTTTTATTTAATTATTTTGTATTATAGCAAGTCCATGCTTTTTTCTGTATTCGTAGCTATTATCCTGGTGTGCATTTATTCGGAAATAGTAGCACCGCGTTTAAAAACACCGGTTTCCGTTTTTGTAACCTGTGCTATTATTCCTTTAGTTCCGGGAAGAGGTCTTTTTAATTCTATGCAATTATACATAGCCGGGGATAATTTGCACGCTTCCAAAGCTATTTTACAGACCCTGCTTATTGCTGGAACCATTTCCATTGCAATTGCTATTGTGTCTTCAGTAACCAATTTAATCAACAAACTGATGAACAGATTTTAG
- a CDS encoding phosphohydrolase — protein MYKSIKQQQLEQRILKLLSGKALKTAEWLFTNPELQAGQEYANIVSIKRLGFNDHGPVHMRKATLNAIKMFNLLNQSGIKMNLEKEGAGNADDSLTAVILASLLHDLGMAITRESHELLSIQLAIPYIDTVLNTLHSENEIVLKTAIRSLAIEGIFGHMATHKIHSLEAGLVLIGDGSDMEKGRARIPTMLSSQTRVGDIHRTSASAIQKVKIFKGQEKPINITVEMNASVGFFQVEEVFFPKINISPVKPYIELYAGVTDREMLRYL, from the coding sequence ATGTATAAATCAATAAAACAGCAACAATTGGAGCAAAGAATTCTGAAGCTGCTCTCTGGAAAAGCACTTAAAACAGCCGAGTGGCTTTTTACCAATCCGGAACTGCAAGCAGGTCAAGAATATGCCAATATTGTATCTATTAAGCGTTTGGGCTTTAATGATCACGGTCCTGTCCATATGCGAAAAGCAACTTTGAACGCCATTAAAATGTTCAATTTGCTTAATCAGTCGGGCATTAAAATGAATCTGGAAAAAGAAGGAGCAGGAAATGCGGATGATTCCCTTACAGCTGTAATTTTAGCTTCTTTGCTGCATGATTTGGGAATGGCAATTACCCGCGAGTCCCATGAATTGCTTTCTATTCAACTTGCTATTCCTTATATAGATACAGTTTTAAACACTTTGCATTCGGAAAATGAAATTGTTTTAAAAACCGCTATTCGTTCTCTTGCCATTGAAGGTATTTTTGGTCATATGGCAACCCATAAAATTCATTCTCTGGAGGCGGGTTTGGTTTTAATTGGGGATGGAAGTGATATGGAGAAAGGCAGAGCCAGAATTCCTACGATGCTTTCTTCTCAAACCAGAGTTGGAGATATTCACCGGACTTCTGCTTCCGCTATTCAAAAAGTGAAAATTTTTAAGGGGCAGGAAAAGCCCATCAATATTACTGTGGAAATGAATGCTTCGGTAGGTTTTTTCCAGGTGGAAGAGGTATTTTTTCCCAAAATTAATATCAGTCCGGTGAAACCGTATATTGAGCTTTATGCAGGAGTGACGGATAGAGAAATGCTGAGGTATTTGTAA
- a CDS encoding AAA-type ATPase lid domain-containing protein, translating into MLSLRKRIEDIPVLAEFFMTEFYTRNDIPSKPISPSAVSWLCKQPWEENVRVFCFPQITQILLFEEQLK; encoded by the coding sequence ATTCTCTCTCTCAGAAAACGGATTGAAGATATCCCTGTTCTGGCAGAGTTCTTTATGACTGAATTCTACACCCGGAATGATATTCCCTCCAAGCCAATTAGCCCTTCTGCCGTTTCCTGGCTATGTAAACAACCTTGGGAAGAAAATGTTCGCGTATTTTGTTTCCCACAGATTACGCAGATTTTATTATTTGAAGAACAATTAAAGTGA
- a CDS encoding DUF1292 domain-containing protein, with the protein MTPKEKNETQPADTHICDEECQHEQFVIPVQSEDGSIQNYIPIGHIDYEDKQYIALVPEGEDIYDIYQMIGEGDIVTFYPIEDEELYDIIADKFNELFLSEMDKMGLLDEENILDPEED; encoded by the coding sequence ATGACCCCAAAAGAAAAAAACGAAACCCAACCTGCAGATACACATATCTGTGACGAAGAATGTCAGCATGAGCAATTTGTTATTCCCGTCCAAAGCGAAGATGGCTCTATTCAAAATTACATCCCTATCGGGCATATTGACTATGAAGATAAACAATATATTGCCTTAGTACCTGAAGGAGAAGATATTTATGACATCTATCAAATGATCGGAGAAGGAGATATTGTTACTTTTTACCCCATTGAAGATGAGGAATTGTATGATATTATAGCCGATAAGTTTAATGAGCTTTTCTTATCCGAAATGGACAAAATGGGATTGCTGGACGAAGAAAATATTTTAGACCCTGAGGAAGATTAA
- the buk gene encoding butyrate kinase encodes MNYRVLAINPGSTSTKIAVYDDSTPVFEKTLRHDPEELNQFGDLFNQTDFRKALVMEAMEENNVHPQSLNAVVGRGGLVRPVSGGTWKVNEAMLRDLKDITIWGRSHASNLGAFLAKAVAEPLGIPYFIVDPVATDEMEDIARLAGIPEIEHKSLFHALNIRYICRLLAEKLGKNLTEVNFIGVHLGGGISVAAIKNGRVVDVNNALLGTGPFSPQRAGSLPIGDLIEMCYSGKYTKKELTTYLSKGAGLMAYLGTDSGIEVGKRVAEGDQKAKLVLDAMCYRISKEIGSCSAVLAGKVEGIYLSGGLAYNDYIVNFIKEHTKFIAPIYLYPGEKEMEALCQGGIRVLNGTEEAKEYPY; translated from the coding sequence ATGAATTATCGTGTGCTCGCGATAAATCCTGGTTCAACATCAACCAAAATTGCTGTTTATGATGACAGCACCCCCGTTTTTGAAAAGACCTTACGCCACGATCCTGAAGAATTAAATCAATTTGGAGATCTTTTTAATCAGACGGATTTTCGTAAGGCATTGGTTATGGAAGCGATGGAAGAAAATAATGTCCATCCCCAAAGTTTAAATGCCGTAGTTGGTAGAGGTGGTTTAGTTCGTCCTGTAAGTGGAGGAACCTGGAAAGTAAATGAAGCAATGTTACGCGATCTGAAAGATATTACAATTTGGGGAAGAAGTCATGCTTCCAATTTAGGTGCCTTTTTGGCAAAAGCGGTTGCCGAACCACTTGGCATTCCCTATTTTATAGTTGATCCTGTAGCCACGGATGAAATGGAGGATATTGCGCGTTTAGCAGGCATTCCTGAAATTGAACATAAAAGTTTGTTTCATGCCTTAAATATCCGCTATATTTGTCGTTTACTGGCAGAAAAACTGGGAAAGAACTTAACTGAAGTTAATTTCATTGGAGTGCACCTGGGAGGGGGAATTTCCGTTGCCGCCATAAAAAACGGACGAGTAGTAGATGTTAATAATGCTCTTTTAGGTACGGGACCCTTTTCTCCTCAAAGAGCTGGCTCTCTTCCCATCGGCGATTTGATAGAAATGTGCTATTCGGGTAAATACACTAAAAAAGAGCTTACCACTTATCTTTCCAAGGGTGCAGGTCTTATGGCTTATTTAGGAACCGACAGCGGAATTGAAGTGGGTAAAAGAGTTGCAGAAGGTGACCAAAAAGCTAAACTTGTTTTAGATGCTATGTGCTATAGAATTTCCAAGGAAATCGGTTCCTGTTCTGCAGTGCTTGCGGGAAAAGTGGAGGGAATTTATCTTAGCGGTGGTTTGGCATATAACGATTATATAGTAAATTTTATTAAAGAGCATACAAAGTTTATAGCTCCGATATATTTATATCCTGGCGAAAAAGAAATGGAAGCTCTCTGCCAGGGTGGAATTAGAGTTCTGAATGGAACCGAAGAAGCAAAGGAATATCCTTATTGA
- a CDS encoding clostripain-related cysteine peptidase, with the protein MKYFLIIFLLTIGIFLSAESWTVLLYMAADNNLAEMGRLDINSLESVAQPADLNLIVQADFPEGAKRYKIQQDNSEQITSPVLANLGTINSGDPNTLNSFIKWGFNRYPAQRKMLIIWSHGDSWYKDNSGKWICPDDNAQDLISVSGGELVLALSGIPYLDILLFDACSMQCIEVINEIHSFADYIIGSEDLVPQYGFPYEDIIPLFNGDFDELLAQIPELYVSSYLPGQGINPGGALWSVTCSVVKTELVPQFVQQIKNFAISQRFLAPKYFTVRNSCYSMNTGLADVDIRDFLEKAQTIWTSGTQNLLSLWNSIVISSCFTNPEETGNIGTAAIWFPDSRFNFENGWRQYHKLNFSRSRWLSFVNSAIGNDTFPPETPILISQNLIYNTLQISLQANPDPDSLYYEITIDEGQHFQYFYTNPDNAVFTIMLQISQNGTYQIRAIDQSGNKSQPLIGNYTYSNPQASIIINPNPVSGTSLAVLRWWASEELAGKIQLEIYNLKGQKVINRYLGEVIAGEGNFLLSAEPKFRALPSGVYILRLHLGNRKFTKKLTILY; encoded by the coding sequence TTGAAATATTTCCTGATTATCTTTCTGCTTACTATTGGCATTTTCCTTAGTGCAGAAAGTTGGACTGTCCTTCTTTATATGGCTGCCGATAATAATTTGGCAGAAATGGGCAGATTAGATATAAATTCTCTGGAAAGTGTTGCCCAACCTGCGGATTTGAACTTAATTGTGCAAGCCGACTTTCCGGAAGGAGCAAAACGCTATAAAATTCAACAGGATAATTCGGAACAAATAACTTCACCGGTTTTAGCAAACCTGGGAACAATCAATAGCGGAGATCCTAACACCTTAAATAGTTTTATAAAATGGGGCTTCAACCGCTATCCCGCTCAGCGCAAAATGCTTATTATTTGGTCACATGGGGATAGCTGGTATAAAGACAACAGCGGAAAATGGATTTGTCCCGATGATAATGCTCAAGACCTGATTAGTGTTTCCGGGGGAGAACTGGTTTTGGCACTATCAGGAATTCCCTATTTAGATATTTTACTGTTTGATGCCTGCAGTATGCAATGTATTGAAGTAATCAATGAAATTCACAGCTTTGCGGATTATATAATCGGTTCGGAAGACCTTGTTCCCCAATACGGTTTTCCTTATGAAGATATTATTCCCCTTTTTAATGGTGACTTTGATGAGCTGTTAGCGCAAATTCCCGAACTCTATGTTTCTTCCTATTTGCCGGGACAGGGTATAAATCCCGGAGGAGCTCTTTGGTCTGTTACCTGTTCAGTGGTGAAAACAGAATTAGTGCCTCAGTTTGTGCAACAGATAAAGAATTTTGCTATCAGCCAAAGATTTCTTGCCCCTAAATATTTTACTGTTCGCAATTCCTGCTATTCTATGAACACAGGACTCGCAGATGTAGATATCAGAGATTTTTTGGAAAAAGCACAAACGATTTGGACAAGCGGAACACAAAATTTGCTCTCTCTTTGGAATTCTATTGTTATCAGCAGTTGTTTTACCAATCCTGAAGAAACAGGAAATATTGGAACTGCGGCAATTTGGTTTCCTGATAGCAGATTCAATTTTGAAAACGGCTGGAGACAATATCATAAGCTGAATTTTTCTCGCTCCCGTTGGCTCAGTTTTGTAAATTCGGCTATCGGAAATGATACTTTTCCTCCTGAAACACCTATTCTCATCTCCCAAAATCTGATTTATAACACTTTGCAAATTTCTCTGCAGGCAAATCCCGATCCCGATTCCCTTTACTATGAAATAACCATAGACGAGGGACAGCATTTCCAATATTTTTATACTAATCCCGATAATGCTGTGTTTACGATTATGCTACAAATCTCCCAAAACGGAACTTATCAAATCCGAGCTATTGACCAAAGTGGCAACAAAAGCCAACCCTTAATTGGAAATTATACCTATTCTAACCCCCAGGCATCAATCATAATTAACCCGAATCCTGTTTCTGGAACTTCCTTAGCCGTTTTAAGGTGGTGGGCAAGTGAAGAGCTTGCAGGTAAAATTCAACTGGAAATTTATAACCTGAAAGGCCAAAAAGTAATAAATAGATATTTGGGAGAAGTAATTGCGGGTGAAGGCAATTTCCTGCTTTCTGCAGAACCGAAATTTAGAGCTCTGCCTTCCGGAGTTTACATTTTAAGATTGCACCTGGGAAACAGGAAATTTACAAAAAAGCTGACTATCTTATACTAA
- a CDS encoding TrmH family RNA methyltransferase, with translation MRENVAVPKMSNEHLRYLSKLKQKKFRLQEGLVIVEGKRTLEQLFAWDIKAKELYIVESEPIVSAAISYTVSEQGMKRLCDSEQPQKIAGLFSLPKPRKIAFKKAFYLDDISDPGNLGTIFRIAAAFNIDCLILSPKTCEISSPKVIRASLGAVYKVPFFFCEMEKLQELKAHIFALDMQGKIPLTNFAPPSEPYIVALGNEAKGISSSILKIAEETLCIPMPGEMESLNVSVSSAILAYTLSLN, from the coding sequence ATGAGAGAAAATGTTGCCGTTCCTAAAATGAGTAATGAACATCTGCGCTATCTTTCTAAACTGAAACAGAAGAAATTCCGTTTGCAGGAAGGTCTGGTAATTGTTGAAGGGAAAAGAACTTTGGAACAGCTCTTTGCTTGGGACATTAAAGCTAAAGAACTGTATATCGTTGAGAGTGAACCCATCGTTTCGGCAGCAATAAGTTATACCGTTTCCGAACAAGGAATGAAACGACTTTGCGATTCGGAACAGCCGCAAAAAATAGCAGGTTTGTTTTCTTTGCCCAAACCCCGTAAAATAGCTTTTAAGAAAGCATTTTATCTGGACGATATAAGCGATCCGGGAAATTTGGGAACGATTTTTAGAATTGCCGCTGCCTTTAATATTGACTGTTTAATTCTTTCTCCCAAGACCTGTGAAATTAGCTCTCCTAAAGTGATTCGTGCCTCTTTAGGAGCGGTGTATAAGGTGCCTTTTTTCTTTTGTGAGATGGAAAAGTTGCAAGAATTAAAGGCACATATATTTGCTTTGGATATGCAGGGAAAAATTCCTCTCACTAATTTTGCACCACCTTCAGAACCTTATATAGTTGCTTTAGGCAACGAAGCTAAAGGCATATCTTCCTCTATTTTAAAAATTGCCGAAGAAACACTCTGTATTCCAATGCCCGGAGAAATGGAATCTCTGAATGTATCTGTCTCTTCCGCTATTTTAGCTTACACTCTTAGCTTGAACTAA
- a CDS encoding TRL domain-containing protein, with protein sequence MKQLPKLLAVVLLLVIISSCTINKPICATSNPLGEKQGVYTQIGILFFQPVANSDAAIAKAAENGGITNISTVDYNTTWLLFLMKYQTIVTGN encoded by the coding sequence ATGAAACAACTACCAAAACTTCTCGCAGTGGTGCTGTTACTAGTAATTATCAGTTCCTGCACAATCAACAAACCGATTTGCGCTACTTCTAATCCGTTGGGCGAAAAACAAGGTGTTTATACTCAAATCGGTATTTTGTTCTTTCAACCTGTTGCGAACTCAGATGCCGCTATTGCCAAGGCAGCTGAAAATGGTGGGATAACTAATATTTCTACTGTTGATTATAACACTACCTGGCTTCTCTTTCTGATGAAATACCAAACCATAGTAACAGGAAATTGA
- a CDS encoding thymidine kinase, with protein MNIVNQKTGWIEVICGSMFSGKTEELIRRIRRAEYAKQKVLVFKPVIDNRYDANNIVSHSQMQAPSIPINAPGEIYSYLDDDVKIIAIDEAQFFDPSLVGICNDLADRGYRVIVAGLDQDYKGEPFGSMPQLMAIAEYITKNLAICVVCGNPANRTQRTIHKDEQILVGSTDAYEARCRNCHEVLD; from the coding sequence TTGAATATTGTAAATCAGAAAACGGGATGGATAGAAGTTATTTGCGGAAGTATGTTCAGTGGTAAAACGGAGGAACTAATTCGGAGAATCAGACGGGCTGAATATGCTAAACAAAAAGTGCTGGTTTTTAAGCCGGTTATTGATAATCGTTACGATGCCAATAATATTGTTTCTCATTCACAAATGCAGGCACCTTCAATTCCGATAAATGCTCCCGGAGAAATTTATAGTTATCTGGATGACGATGTAAAAATAATAGCTATTGATGAAGCACAATTTTTTGATCCTTCCCTTGTTGGTATCTGTAATGATTTGGCAGATAGAGGTTATAGGGTTATTGTAGCCGGTTTGGATCAGGATTATAAAGGTGAGCCCTTTGGAAGTATGCCTCAATTAATGGCGATTGCAGAATATATTACCAAGAATTTGGCTATTTGTGTGGTCTGCGGTAATCCTGCTAATAGAACTCAACGCACAATTCATAAGGATGAGCAGATTCTGGTTGGTTCCACAGATGCTTATGAAGCAAGATGCAGAAATTGTCATGAGGTTTTGGATTGA
- a CDS encoding YggT family protein gives MIYSTSLTGSILLFAVRIIQIYNILIIARVFASWIIRNPYNRLYHFLISITEPVLGPIRHILPPMMGLDLSPIIAFFILDLLSRLLISLI, from the coding sequence TTGATATATTCAACCAGTTTAACGGGTTCCATATTACTTTTTGCAGTTCGGATTATTCAGATTTATAATATTTTAATTATCGCGCGCGTTTTTGCTTCCTGGATAATTCGGAATCCGTATAATCGTTTATATCACTTTTTAATAAGTATCACAGAACCGGTTTTAGGACCAATCCGTCATATTTTACCTCCGATGATGGGATTGGATTTATCTCCGATAATTGCATTTTTTATTCTTGATCTATTATCTCGTCTTTTAATTTCGTTAATTTAA
- a CDS encoding DivIVA domain-containing protein — MPLFPLDIRHQEFSTAMFGYSKKEVRAFLDQIASEVEAFQKQLEKEIARQEQKQNEVKQEALQAGSAVEELKRREELISRTLVFAEKTKADIIANARKEAENIIKEADLKAKRAIQEAKQYLSVLEHQYLQLKEQKRQFLIQFKVELQSFQDRINKDPLLSKDSELRLDSEFHQIKEEIVPKPENTETQNEKNK; from the coding sequence ATGCCCCTATTTCCTTTGGATATAAGACATCAGGAGTTTTCCACTGCAATGTTTGGTTACAGCAAAAAAGAAGTGCGTGCTTTTTTAGACCAGATAGCTTCTGAAGTTGAGGCATTTCAAAAACAGCTGGAAAAAGAAATTGCCCGTCAGGAACAAAAACAAAATGAAGTGAAACAAGAAGCATTACAAGCTGGTAGTGCTGTAGAAGAATTGAAAAGAAGAGAAGAATTAATTAGCCGAACTCTTGTTTTTGCAGAAAAAACCAAAGCGGATATTATAGCCAACGCTCGCAAGGAAGCAGAAAATATTATTAAGGAAGCAGACCTGAAAGCTAAAAGAGCTATCCAGGAAGCAAAACAGTATTTAAGCGTGCTGGAACATCAATATCTCCAATTAAAAGAACAGAAAAGACAATTCCTAATACAGTTTAAGGTAGAACTCCAAAGTTTTCAGGATAGAATAAATAAAGACCCTCTTTTAAGCAAAGATAGTGAATTGAGGTTAGATAGCGAATTTCATCAAATAAAAGAAGAAATTGTGCCCAAACCAGAAAATACGGAAACACAAAACGAGAAGAACAAATAA